The Fibrobacter sp. UWP2 genome includes a window with the following:
- a CDS encoding ATP-dependent Clp protease ATP-binding subunit gives MSDGNGIFSAKAKAVMQAARMAARNLGSDSITVEHLLLGLVREDSGFAAETLKALKVDLNALAEIVQKNLTNDGGLMTVGGDARGGLLSFTARTKAVLFNAAKIAKMEGDQYIGPEHLMLAILQQSDSPAAATLSTFNVTFENFQQMLDQLKHEGSESMPEGEGEQQNRPFQAQHDARASRSKTPILDHFGRDLTAMARAGKLDPIIGRESEIERLIQILCRRKKNNPALIGEPGVGKTAIIEGLAQKIVQKKIPDLLVNKRVVTLDVAAMVAGTKYRGQFEERMKGLIMELQRVSNSVILFIDELHTIVGAGGSEGSLDASNIFKPALARGELQCIGATTIDEYRKYIEKDAALERRFQTILVNPPNSEDSIQILEGLRPKYEQHHKVHYTPEAIRAAVTLAERYISERFLPDKAIDVLDETGARVKLNSIKVPQDLLDMESELAEVLSKKEEAVANQDYTNAAECRTREEELQNAIAERKKQLQEEGQETPVVDESDIRDCISKMTGIPVSRLGGEETQKLLHLADEIKQRVIGQDAAVDAIVKSIRRTRAGIRSSKRPMGSFLFLGPTGVGKTELAKVLSLSLFGSEESMIRIDMSEYMEKHSVSRLIGAPPGYVGFEEGGGQLTEKVRKHPYSVVLLDEIEKAHPDIYNLLLQILDDGILTDSYGRKINFKNTIIIMTSNAGAREVRHSGGMGFTKEGETDDYERMENAIREEVKRVFSPEFLNRIDEQIVFRALSKKDLVSVVDIQMGFLQKNISDRGILLEISQEAKEFIVNNNYDSTLGARPIRRSIQNLVEDAIAEGLLLGTLTDFSTISIGVENGKLSFKCEKIQS, from the coding sequence ATGTCGGACGGAAACGGAATCTTTTCGGCGAAAGCCAAGGCCGTGATGCAGGCTGCCCGCATGGCGGCTCGCAATCTCGGGAGCGACAGCATTACTGTGGAGCACTTGCTCCTTGGACTCGTGCGCGAGGACTCGGGCTTTGCTGCCGAGACTCTCAAGGCGCTCAAGGTTGACTTGAACGCCCTTGCCGAGATCGTCCAAAAGAATTTGACGAATGACGGTGGCCTCATGACCGTGGGCGGCGATGCCCGTGGAGGCTTGCTTTCATTCACGGCCCGCACCAAGGCGGTGCTTTTTAATGCGGCTAAAATTGCCAAGATGGAAGGCGACCAGTACATTGGCCCCGAGCACCTGATGCTCGCCATTTTGCAGCAGTCCGATTCCCCGGCGGCGGCGACGCTTTCCACGTTCAACGTGACCTTCGAAAACTTCCAGCAAATGCTGGACCAGCTCAAGCACGAGGGTTCCGAGAGCATGCCCGAAGGGGAGGGCGAACAGCAGAATCGTCCCTTCCAGGCGCAGCACGACGCACGTGCTTCGCGTTCCAAGACGCCGATTCTCGACCATTTCGGTCGCGACCTCACCGCGATGGCGCGTGCGGGCAAGCTTGACCCGATTATCGGGCGCGAATCCGAAATCGAGCGCCTCATCCAGATCCTGTGCCGCCGCAAGAAGAACAACCCGGCGCTCATCGGTGAACCCGGCGTGGGCAAGACCGCGATTATCGAGGGGCTCGCGCAGAAGATCGTGCAGAAGAAGATTCCCGACCTGCTCGTGAACAAGCGCGTCGTGACGCTAGACGTGGCGGCGATGGTTGCCGGCACCAAGTACCGCGGTCAGTTCGAGGAACGCATGAAGGGGCTCATCATGGAACTCCAGCGCGTGAGCAACTCCGTGATTCTCTTTATCGATGAACTCCACACTATCGTGGGGGCGGGCGGTTCTGAAGGAAGCCTCGATGCGAGCAACATTTTCAAGCCGGCATTGGCGCGTGGAGAACTCCAGTGCATTGGCGCTACGACGATTGACGAATACCGCAAGTACATCGAGAAGGATGCGGCTCTCGAACGCCGTTTCCAGACGATTCTTGTGAACCCGCCCAACTCCGAAGATTCCATCCAGATTTTGGAAGGACTCCGTCCGAAGTACGAGCAGCACCACAAGGTGCACTACACGCCCGAGGCCATCCGCGCCGCGGTGACGCTTGCCGAACGCTACATCAGCGAGCGCTTTTTGCCGGATAAGGCAATCGACGTGCTCGACGAGACGGGTGCCCGCGTGAAGCTCAATTCCATCAAGGTCCCGCAGGACCTGCTCGATATGGAATCGGAACTTGCCGAAGTCCTTTCGAAGAAGGAAGAGGCGGTCGCGAACCAGGATTACACGAATGCGGCCGAGTGCCGCACCCGCGAAGAAGAACTCCAGAACGCCATCGCCGAGCGCAAGAAGCAGTTGCAGGAAGAAGGGCAGGAGACCCCCGTCGTGGACGAAAGCGACATTCGCGATTGCATCAGCAAGATGACGGGCATTCCCGTGAGCCGCCTCGGCGGCGAAGAGACGCAGAAACTTCTCCACCTTGCCGACGAAATCAAGCAGCGGGTCATTGGCCAGGATGCGGCAGTCGATGCGATTGTCAAGTCCATCCGCCGTACGCGTGCGGGCATCCGCAGCAGCAAGCGCCCGATGGGCAGTTTCCTCTTCCTCGGGCCTACCGGCGTGGGCAAGACGGAACTCGCGAAGGTGTTGAGCCTCTCGCTGTTCGGGAGCGAAGAATCCATGATCCGCATCGACATGAGCGAATACATGGAAAAGCACAGCGTAAGCCGCCTTATCGGCGCGCCTCCGGGATATGTGGGATTCGAGGAAGGCGGCGGACAGCTTACCGAGAAGGTGCGCAAGCATCCTTATTCCGTCGTGCTGCTGGACGAAATCGAGAAGGCTCACCCGGACATCTACAACTTGCTCCTGCAAATTCTGGATGACGGCATCCTTACGGACAGTTATGGCCGCAAGATCAATTTCAAGAACACCATCATCATCATGACGAGTAACGCGGGTGCGCGCGAAGTGCGCCACAGCGGCGGCATGGGGTTCACCAAGGAAGGGGAGACCGACGACTACGAGCGCATGGAAAACGCCATCCGCGAAGAGGTCAAGCGCGTGTTCTCTCCGGAGTTCCTGAACCGCATCGACGAGCAGATTGTGTTCCGTGCCTTGAGCAAGAAGGACCTCGTTTCCGTCGTAGATATCCAGATGGGGTTCCTCCAGAAGAATATCTCCGACCGCGGAATCCTGCTGGAAATCAGCCAGGAGGCGAAGGAATTTATCGTGAACAACAATTACGATTCCACCCTGGGGGCGCGACCCATCCGCCGTTCCATCCAGAACCTCGTGGAAGACGCGATTGCCGAAGGGCTCCTGCTCGGTACCCTTACGGACTTCTCCACGATAAGCATCGGCGTCGAAAACGGCAAGCTCAGTTTCAAGTGCGAAAAGATCCAGTCGTAA
- a CDS encoding nucleoside monophosphate kinase, whose product MAKIPAVLIFGAPGSGKGTVGAKLAATTSLKHISTGDIFRGIAPSSESGKLLASYSSKGLLVPDEATVEIFGRFIEGLINTNKVNPDKDTLLLDGIPRTVAQVKLIESVVDVKHIFVLDIKDEKTIVARLLNRAKIEGRKDDADEAVIKNRLKVYKESTAKVLGKYSKSIISRINGDNTPDEVFCDTLAAYVKFCKASNKTAKAKKPAKKVAKKAK is encoded by the coding sequence ATGGCTAAAATTCCTGCAGTTCTTATCTTCGGCGCACCGGGTTCCGGCAAGGGTACCGTCGGCGCGAAGCTCGCTGCTACCACTTCCCTCAAGCACATTTCCACGGGCGACATCTTCCGTGGCATTGCTCCTTCCAGCGAATCCGGCAAGCTCCTCGCTTCTTACTCCAGCAAGGGCCTGCTCGTTCCGGACGAAGCCACTGTCGAAATTTTCGGCCGCTTCATCGAAGGCCTCATCAATACGAACAAGGTAAACCCGGATAAGGATACCCTCCTCCTCGACGGTATTCCCCGCACGGTTGCCCAGGTCAAGCTCATCGAATCCGTGGTCGACGTGAAGCACATCTTCGTGCTCGACATCAAGGATGAGAAGACCATCGTTGCCCGCCTCCTGAACCGCGCCAAGATCGAAGGCCGCAAGGACGACGCCGACGAAGCCGTCATCAAGAACCGCCTCAAGGTGTACAAGGAATCCACCGCCAAGGTGCTCGGCAAGTACAGCAAGTCCATCATCAGCCGCATCAATGGCGACAACACCCCGGACGAAGTGTTCTGCGACACCCTCGCTGCCTACGTGAAGTTCTGCAAGGCTTCTAATAAGACCGCAAAGGCCAAAAAGCCGGCTAAGAAGGTCGCCAAAAAGGCCAAGTAA